One region of Alphaproteobacteria bacterium genomic DNA includes:
- a CDS encoding electron transfer flavoprotein subunit beta/FixA family protein produces the protein MKALVAVKRVIDYNVKIRVKSDKSGVETANVKMSMNPFDEIAVEEAVRLKEAGTVDEIVAVSIGPQQCQETLRTAFAMGADRGILVLTDEAPEPLAIAKLLKAIVQAESPELVIVGKQAIDDDSNQTGQMLAAMLGWAQGTFASKLTLADGKAEVMREIDGGLETVSLALPAIITTDLRLNEPRYASLPNIMKAKKKPIDQKTPADCGVDISPRLETLSVEEPEARSAGIKVEGPRELIEKLRDEAGVI, from the coding sequence ATGAAAGCTCTCGTCGCGGTCAAACGCGTCATCGACTACAACGTCAAGATTCGGGTGAAAAGCGACAAGTCGGGGGTCGAGACGGCCAACGTCAAGATGTCCATGAACCCGTTTGACGAGATCGCGGTGGAGGAGGCCGTGCGTCTAAAAGAAGCAGGCACGGTGGACGAGATCGTCGCCGTCTCGATCGGCCCGCAGCAATGCCAGGAGACGCTGCGCACCGCATTCGCCATGGGTGCCGACAGGGGCATTCTGGTGCTCACCGACGAGGCGCCCGAGCCGCTCGCCATCGCCAAGCTGCTCAAGGCCATCGTGCAGGCCGAGAGCCCGGAACTGGTGATCGTTGGCAAGCAGGCAATCGACGACGATTCAAACCAGACGGGGCAGATGCTCGCGGCCATGCTGGGCTGGGCCCAGGGCACATTCGCCTCCAAGCTGACCCTGGCCGACGGCAAGGCTGAGGTGATGCGCGAGATCGACGGCGGGCTGGAGACGGTATCGCTGGCCCTGCCCGCAATCATCACAACCGATCTGCGCCTCAACGAGCCGCGCTACGCTTCGCTACCCAACATAATGAAGGCGAAGAAGAAGCCGATCGACCAGAAGACGCCGGCCGATTGTGGTGTCGACATCTCACCGCGGCTGGAGACACTGTCCGTGGAGGAGCCGGAAGCACGCTCGGCTGGTATCAAGGTCGAGGGACCGCGGGAGCTAATCGAGAAATTGCGTGATGAGGCGGGCGTCATCTGA
- a CDS encoding FAD-binding protein, with translation MAALVIAEHNNAEIKAATFNTVAAAAALGDKIDVLIAGADCGVAAEQAAAIPGIRKVLCADNVALKHQLAENLGPLIASLAKGYGHVLAPSDTFGKNVMPRVAAHLNVQQISDIITVEDADTFKRPVYAGNAIATVRSSDPIKLITVRTTAFKAAEGSGSAPVENIDSGADNALSSFVGRKLSKSERPELTAARVIVSGGRGMQNGENFALLEALADKLGAAVGASRAAVDAGYVPNDYQVGQTGKIVAPELYIAVGISGAIQHLAGMKDSKVIVAINKDEEAPIFQVADYGIVGDLFSVVPALTEALGKY, from the coding sequence ATGGCAGCGTTGGTCATAGCCGAGCACAACAACGCCGAGATCAAGGCGGCGACCTTCAACACGGTGGCCGCTGCGGCGGCGCTCGGCGACAAGATCGATGTGCTCATCGCCGGCGCTGACTGCGGCGTGGCAGCCGAGCAGGCCGCCGCGATCCCCGGCATCCGCAAGGTGCTGTGCGCCGATAACGTGGCGCTCAAGCATCAGCTAGCAGAAAACCTGGGCCCGCTGATCGCCAGCCTGGCCAAAGGCTACGGTCACGTGCTGGCACCGTCAGACACTTTCGGCAAGAACGTCATGCCGCGCGTCGCAGCCCACCTCAACGTGCAGCAGATCTCCGACATTATCACCGTCGAAGATGCCGATACCTTCAAGCGCCCAGTCTATGCCGGCAACGCCATCGCCACCGTGCGCTCGTCCGATCCGATCAAGCTGATCACCGTGCGCACGACTGCATTCAAGGCGGCGGAAGGTAGCGGTTCGGCCCCGGTTGAGAATATCGATAGCGGTGCAGACAATGCCCTTTCCAGCTTTGTCGGGCGCAAGCTATCGAAATCCGAACGTCCCGAGCTGACCGCGGCGCGGGTCATCGTCTCGGGCGGGCGCGGCATGCAGAATGGCGAGAACTTCGCCCTGCTCGAAGCCCTGGCCGACAAGCTCGGCGCCGCCGTCGGCGCCTCGCGTGCAGCGGTCGATGCGGGCTATGTGCCGAACGACTACCAGGTCGGTCAGACCGGCAAGATCGTGGCGCCAGAGCTGTACATCGCTGTCGGCATCTCCGGCGCCATTCAGCATCTGGCCGGCATGAAGGATTCTAAGGTGATCGTCGCCATCAACAAGGATGAAGAGGCGCCGATCTTCCAGGTCGCCGACTACGGTATCGTCGGCGATCTCTTCTCCGTGGTGCCGGCGCTGACCGAAGCGCTGGGCAAATATTGA
- a CDS encoding 3-hydroxybutyryl-CoA dehydrogenase, with the protein MVNSVAIIGAGQMGSGIAHVCALSGLEVTLIDIAQERLDAALAGIDRNISRQVARGKVEEAEKVAALARINQTLALDAAAEVDLVIEAATENEAVKKEIFQTLCPKLTSADTLIATNTSSISVTRLAATTDRPGKFIGMHFMNPVPMMRLIELIRGIATDEETFSRVRELTIRLGKSPVSSEDFPAFIVNRILLPMINEAIYTLYEGVGSVEAIDTAMKLGANHPMGPLELADFIGLDVCLAVMQVLHEGLADTKYRPCPLLAKYVEAGWIGCKSGRGFYDYTGDAPVPTR; encoded by the coding sequence ATGGTAAACAGCGTAGCAATCATCGGCGCCGGACAGATGGGATCGGGCATTGCCCATGTCTGCGCACTGTCGGGGCTCGAGGTCACTCTCATCGATATCGCCCAGGAGCGGCTCGATGCAGCCCTGGCTGGTATCGACCGCAACATTTCGCGTCAGGTCGCGCGCGGCAAGGTTGAGGAGGCCGAGAAGGTGGCAGCGCTGGCGCGCATCAATCAGACGCTGGCGCTGGATGCAGCGGCCGAGGTCGATCTCGTGATCGAGGCGGCAACCGAGAACGAGGCGGTCAAGAAGGAGATTTTCCAGACCCTCTGCCCTAAGCTCACTAGCGCAGACACGTTGATCGCCACCAACACCTCGTCCATATCCGTGACGCGGCTCGCGGCGACCACCGATCGGCCGGGCAAGTTCATTGGCATGCATTTCATGAACCCGGTTCCGATGATGCGCCTGATCGAGCTAATCCGCGGCATCGCCACCGACGAAGAGACGTTTAGTCGCGTTCGTGAGCTAACCATAAGGCTTGGCAAGAGCCCAGTCAGTTCCGAGGATTTTCCCGCCTTCATCGTCAACCGTATTCTCTTACCGATGATCAACGAGGCCATCTACACGCTGTACGAGGGGGTGGGTTCGGTGGAAGCAATTGACACTGCCATGAAGCTTGGCGCCAACCATCCCATGGGCCCGCTGGAGCTAGCCGATTTCATCGGTCTCGATGTATGCCTGGCGGTGATGCAGGTCCTGCACGAGGGCCTCGCCGACACCAAGTACCGCCCCTGCCCGTTGTTGGCGAAATATGTCGAGGCCGGCTGGATCGGCTGCAAGTCCGGCCGCGGCTTCTACGACTACACCGGCGACGCCCCTGTGCCGACGCGCTAG
- the xseA gene encoding exodeoxyribonuclease VII large subunit, which produces MTDEASLIDNTPEYSVSELSSALKRTVEGAFQRVRVRGEISGFKRAASGHLYLSLKDDKAVLDTVVWRGVAENLSMRPEDGLEVVCDGRLTTYAARSRYQLVIESMTAAGAGALLALLEERRRALAEEGLFAAERKRPLPALPERIGVITSPTGAVIRDILHRLGDRFPRPVLLWPVRVQGKGADAEIAAAIRGFDALAPEDPLRPDLLIVARGGGSIEDLWSFNEELVVRAAADCTIPLISAVGHETDTTLIDLAADVRAPTPTAAAEMAVPVRVELLADLGDYERRMASVVARRLNGEHHAVKALARGLPRPEAMLGEAAQRLDERSESLRRVMTMALDRRSAALAEAAAGLVNPRQQAHAAGLCLEACAHRLLASGVAKLRHAGEGLARFTREPRLQRASERRLSGAWDQLAAAAARLESVSHRSVLERGFAVIRGAAGELIRASSAARRAGALEIEFHDGRVATQVGVAPRGRRGGPDDDSQGSLL; this is translated from the coding sequence ATGACCGACGAAGCCAGCCTCATCGATAACACACCGGAATATTCTGTGAGCGAGCTATCCAGCGCACTCAAACGCACCGTCGAGGGGGCTTTTCAGCGCGTCCGTGTGCGGGGCGAGATCTCCGGCTTCAAGCGCGCCGCCTCAGGCCACCTTTATTTGTCGCTCAAGGATGACAAGGCGGTGCTTGACACGGTGGTTTGGCGCGGCGTCGCCGAAAACCTCAGCATGCGTCCGGAAGACGGCCTGGAAGTGGTCTGCGATGGCCGGCTGACCACCTACGCGGCGCGCTCACGCTACCAGCTCGTGATCGAGAGCATGACCGCGGCTGGCGCCGGGGCGCTGTTGGCGCTACTCGAGGAGCGCCGCCGAGCACTGGCAGAGGAAGGGCTTTTCGCGGCCGAACGCAAGCGCCCGCTGCCAGCGCTGCCCGAGCGCATCGGCGTCATCACCTCGCCAACGGGCGCGGTGATTCGCGACATCCTACATCGCCTGGGCGACCGCTTCCCACGCCCGGTATTGCTGTGGCCCGTGCGCGTGCAGGGCAAGGGCGCGGACGCGGAGATCGCGGCGGCGATTCGCGGCTTCGATGCGCTAGCACCCGAGGATCCGCTACGTCCAGATCTGCTAATCGTCGCACGCGGCGGCGGCAGCATCGAGGATCTCTGGTCCTTCAACGAGGAGCTCGTGGTGCGCGCCGCCGCAGACTGCACGATTCCCCTGATCAGCGCCGTCGGTCACGAGACCGATACCACACTGATCGACCTCGCCGCCGACGTGCGTGCGCCGACGCCCACGGCAGCAGCTGAGATGGCAGTGCCGGTGCGCGTCGAACTACTTGCCGACCTTGGCGACTATGAGCGCCGCATGGCATCGGTCGTGGCGCGCCGGCTCAATGGCGAGCACCACGCCGTCAAGGCCCTAGCGCGGGGCCTGCCGAGACCCGAGGCCATGCTCGGCGAAGCAGCACAACGGCTCGACGAGCGCAGCGAAAGCCTTCGCCGAGTGATGACCATGGCGCTCGACCGGCGCAGCGCCGCCCTCGCCGAGGCGGCGGCCGGCCTGGTCAATCCGCGCCAGCAGGCCCACGCCGCCGGCCTGTGTCTCGAGGCCTGTGCGCATCGCTTGCTGGCGTCAGGGGTGGCAAAACTGCGTCACGCCGGCGAAGGGCTCGCCCGCTTTACCCGCGAGCCGCGCCTACAGCGGGCCAGCGAGCGGCGGCTGAGTGGCGCATGGGACCAGTTGGCGGCTGCGGCTGCACGCCTTGAAAGCGTCAGTCACCGCAGTGTGCTCGAGCGCGGCTTCGCCGTCATCCGTGGTGCGGCGGGAGAGTTAATAAGGGCTAGCTCTGCTGCGCGCCGGGCCGGCGCGCTCGAGATCGAGTTCCACGACGGACGCGTCGCAACCCAGGTCGGCGTTGCGCCCCGCGGGCGCCGCGGTGGCCCTGACGACGACAGCCAAGGATCCCTGCTATGA
- a CDS encoding SDR family oxidoreductase: protein MDLDLSGKTALVTGSSRGIGFETAVGLVEMGAKIIVHGRTNTSVNDALARLEERIAAADAVGIAADLGTAAGCDAIAAAHPMVDVLVNNVGIYRPEPFNEVGDDTWQVYFDINVMSGVRMARHYLKGMLERDWGRVIFVSSESGVFIPPEMIHYGFSKAAQLAIARGLAETTKGSNVTVNSVLPGPTWVETQERNMGPRAKAEGRSIEELKAEIFATRRQSSLLQRYETPDEVANMICYACSPAASGTNGASLRVEGGIVRNFV from the coding sequence ATGGACCTTGATCTCTCCGGCAAGACGGCGCTGGTCACGGGGTCCTCCCGCGGCATCGGGTTCGAGACCGCGGTGGGGCTCGTCGAGATGGGCGCCAAGATTATCGTGCACGGACGCACCAACACTTCCGTAAACGATGCGCTCGCCCGCCTCGAAGAACGCATCGCTGCCGCCGACGCCGTCGGGATCGCCGCTGATCTCGGCACGGCTGCCGGCTGTGATGCCATCGCTGCCGCGCACCCGATGGTCGACGTGTTGGTCAACAATGTCGGCATTTACCGGCCCGAGCCTTTTAACGAGGTCGGCGACGATACTTGGCAGGTATATTTTGACATCAACGTCATGTCGGGCGTACGCATGGCGCGGCACTATCTTAAAGGGATGCTCGAGCGCGACTGGGGACGGGTTATTTTTGTCTCTAGCGAATCCGGCGTCTTCATCCCTCCGGAGATGATTCATTATGGCTTCTCCAAGGCGGCGCAGTTGGCCATCGCCCGCGGATTAGCCGAAACCACTAAGGGTTCAAACGTGACCGTCAACTCTGTGTTGCCCGGCCCCACCTGGGTCGAGACCCAGGAGCGCAACATGGGCCCGCGGGCCAAGGCCGAGGGGCGCAGCATCGAGGAACTCAAGGCCGAAATCTTCGCCACTCGCCGCCAGTCCTCGCTCTTACAGCGCTACGAGACCCCGGACGAGGTCGCCAACATGATCTGCTACGCCTGCAGCCCTGCCGCCTCAGGCACCAACGGCGCCTCGCTGCGCGTCGAAGGCGGGATCGTGCGTAACTTCGTCTAG
- a CDS encoding M23 family metallopeptidase — MTKSIALAALLLATLAETASAGLMELRGTTAQGGLLRGTVAPDCRVTLDGLEVPVAENGGFLIGFGYDQKPWALVKAFCPGAQARQSLQIRQRTYDEQHIDGLPEDMVTYDEATLARIRVEAEAVAAARAVETELLAHQAPFVWPVIGQITGVYGSRRVLNGVPKQPHYGVDVAAPVGTPVAAAAAGEVTFASDLYLSGKTIIIDHGFGLSTSYLHLSETAVGVGDTVTQGETIGAVGTSGRTTGAHFDWRVNLLDRRLDPVLVAGPMPEE; from the coding sequence ATGACCAAATCGATTGCGCTTGCGGCGTTGCTACTCGCCACCCTCGCCGAAACCGCTAGCGCCGGCCTTATGGAACTGCGCGGCACGACCGCACAAGGCGGCCTGCTGCGCGGCACCGTGGCGCCCGACTGCCGCGTGACCCTTGATGGACTGGAAGTCCCCGTGGCCGAGAACGGCGGCTTTCTCATCGGCTTTGGCTACGATCAGAAGCCCTGGGCGCTGGTCAAGGCTTTTTGCCCCGGCGCCCAAGCACGCCAATCCCTGCAGATCAGACAGCGCACTTACGACGAGCAGCACATCGACGGGCTACCCGAGGACATGGTCACCTATGACGAGGCAACGCTCGCGCGCATCCGCGTCGAGGCCGAAGCGGTGGCGGCGGCGCGCGCCGTCGAAACGGAGTTGCTGGCCCACCAGGCGCCCTTCGTCTGGCCGGTCATAGGCCAGATCACAGGCGTCTACGGCTCACGCAGGGTACTCAACGGCGTGCCCAAGCAACCGCACTACGGCGTCGACGTGGCCGCACCGGTCGGCACTCCGGTGGCTGCAGCGGCAGCCGGCGAGGTAACCTTCGCATCCGATCTCTATCTCAGCGGCAAGACCATCATCATCGATCACGGCTTCGGGTTATCGACTAGCTATCTACATCTCTCCGAGACAGCCGTTGGCGTCGGCGATACGGTGACGCAAGGTGAGACCATCGGTGCCGTCGGGACCAGCGGCCGCACCACCGGAGCCCATTTCGATTGGCGGGTAAACCTACTTGACAGACGTCTCGACCCAGTGCTCGTCGCTGGCCCCATGCCAGAGGAGTAA
- a CDS encoding glucose-6-phosphate isomerase, which translates to MSGGRCRGWGGALYEHDLSGCLASTIGSHGLSDTHFTAALVRTAPALERLRAWQVDGSCSLLTLPERRDDLAVLAPLVDVASRKFTDLVVLGTGGSTLGGRALAALVVHPVPPAQRAWLHFSDAADGHDFGVLIDGLDLERSLFVVISKSGATDETLTQFLIAFDAVKAAVSEEELRGAFLVVTAPGENPLRRLAERWRLPVLDHDPGLGGRYSVFSAVGLLPAMFAGIDAEAVRAGAAEALAVSLAAERLEDCEPARGAALLVGLAEERDVSTTVLMPYCGRLAELAAWHRQLWAESLGKNGLGTTPVSGLGPIDQHSQLQLYLDGPHDKLLTLLTLDSAGCERSVEPDLIADEPELAHLAHKTLGNMVEAAGNAMADALTAAGRPLRRISIENLDERRIGGLLMHFMLETIIAAELLGVDPFDQPAVEAVKVRARTALAEAGSG; encoded by the coding sequence ATGAGCGGGGGTCGCTGCCGCGGCTGGGGTGGCGCACTTTACGAGCACGATCTGTCGGGCTGCTTGGCCAGCACCATCGGCAGCCATGGCCTGTCGGATACCCATTTCACTGCTGCGCTTGTGAGGACTGCGCCGGCCTTGGAGCGCTTGCGCGCCTGGCAAGTCGATGGCAGTTGCTCGCTGCTGACCCTGCCAGAGCGCCGCGACGATCTTGCGGTGCTGGCCCCGCTGGTCGATGTCGCGAGTCGTAAGTTTACCGATCTCGTGGTGCTCGGCACCGGCGGCTCCACCCTCGGCGGCCGGGCGCTGGCGGCACTGGTAGTGCATCCAGTGCCGCCGGCCCAACGCGCTTGGTTGCATTTCTCCGATGCTGCGGACGGCCACGATTTCGGCGTTTTAATCGATGGTCTCGATCTCGAACGCAGCCTGTTTGTGGTGATCAGCAAGTCCGGCGCTACTGATGAGACCTTGACGCAGTTCCTCATCGCTTTCGATGCAGTCAAGGCCGCGGTTAGCGAAGAGGAATTGCGTGGCGCCTTTCTGGTGGTAACGGCGCCTGGCGAAAATCCTCTGCGGCGCTTGGCCGAGCGCTGGCGGCTACCGGTGCTTGATCACGACCCCGGACTTGGCGGACGCTATTCCGTGTTCTCTGCCGTCGGTCTGCTGCCGGCCATGTTTGCGGGCATCGACGCGGAGGCGGTGCGCGCAGGCGCAGCTGAAGCGTTGGCAGTATCTCTTGCTGCCGAGCGTCTCGAGGATTGTGAGCCCGCGCGTGGCGCCGCACTATTGGTTGGTCTAGCAGAGGAACGTGATGTTAGCACTACGGTGCTTATGCCCTATTGTGGTCGGCTCGCTGAGCTTGCCGCCTGGCATCGCCAACTCTGGGCCGAATCACTGGGCAAGAACGGCCTTGGCACTACGCCCGTGTCAGGGCTTGGGCCGATTGATCAACACAGCCAGCTTCAGCTCTATCTTGATGGGCCGCACGACAAGCTGCTGACCTTGCTCACGCTTGACAGTGCCGGCTGCGAGCGCAGTGTGGAGCCCGACCTGATCGCGGACGAGCCGGAACTTGCCCATCTGGCGCACAAGACTCTCGGCAATATGGTCGAGGCCGCGGGTAATGCCATGGCTGATGCCCTCACTGCTGCTGGGCGGCCATTGCGCCGCATCAGCATCGAAAATCTAGACGAGCGGCGCATAGGCGGCCTGCTGATGCATTTCATGTTGGAGACCATCATTGCTGCCGAACTGCTCGGGGTTGATCCCTTCGATCAGCCGGCGGTTGAAGCCGTCAAAGTGAGGGCCCGCACTGCGCTGGCGGAGGCGGGATCGGGATGA
- a CDS encoding SDR family NAD(P)-dependent oxidoreductase, whose translation MGHCLVIGVGVGTGLACAKRFAVGGYRVSMLARNSKRLSELATAVEGGTAYPADIADLDTYRETLRHIVTEEGEPDVVVYNAALATFADYTALDTEVFERNFRVNTTGLLVTAQELAPAMAARGTGALVVTGNTGATRGIPSFVGFSPTKASQRILAECLARELGPQGVHVAYVVIDALIDMPFARRRFGDKPDEVFAKPEELAEEIFHTAHQPRSARSFLVELRPFGETW comes from the coding sequence GTGGGACACTGTCTCGTCATCGGTGTCGGTGTCGGGACGGGGTTAGCCTGCGCGAAGCGCTTCGCGGTGGGGGGGTATCGCGTGTCGATGCTCGCACGAAATTCCAAACGCCTAAGTGAGCTGGCTACCGCGGTCGAGGGTGGCACCGCCTATCCTGCCGATATTGCCGATCTCGACACCTATCGCGAGACGCTGCGGCATATCGTTACGGAAGAGGGCGAACCCGACGTGGTAGTCTACAACGCGGCGCTCGCCACCTTCGCCGATTACACCGCGCTCGATACCGAGGTTTTCGAGCGCAATTTTCGCGTCAACACCACGGGCCTGCTGGTCACGGCCCAGGAGCTGGCGCCAGCCATGGCCGCGCGCGGCACTGGCGCGCTCGTGGTCACCGGCAATACCGGCGCGACACGTGGCATTCCGAGCTTCGTTGGCTTCTCACCGACCAAGGCCTCGCAGCGCATCCTGGCAGAATGTTTGGCCCGCGAGCTGGGGCCGCAAGGCGTGCACGTGGCCTATGTGGTGATCGATGCGCTCATCGACATGCCGTTCGCCCGCCGCCGCTTCGGCGACAAGCCGGACGAGGTCTTCGCCAAGCCAGAAGAGTTGGCTGAGGAGATCTTCCATACCGCACACCAGCCGCGCTCGGCACGCTCGTTTCTTGTCGAATTGCGCCCATTTGGCGAGACTTGGTGA
- a CDS encoding ABC transporter substrate-binding protein: MIVASLRSLGGQFCAAFVLTLGLTATSPAQAEDGEISIAVVTFLSGPAAAHFGVPAREGAETTIDALNAGAFPAPYNTPGIGGMKIVPIFVDEAGGATKQVAEFRNLVQRRNVDIIMGYISSGDCLAIPQVAEELKQFTILVDCGTPRVFEEASYQYVFRTGPHAAMDNVAIARYLLDRKPDVKTIAGLNQNYAWGQDSWNDFQGSMEVLKPGIEVVDVQFPKLFAGQFGAEISALLSRRPDVIHSSFWGADLEALILQGGGRGLFERSQVVLSAGEHVLHLIGDRMPDGTFLGARGPHGPFAPESEMNTWFHNTYTERWGHVPNQGAYKYTMALLGLKTAYAKAEAVAGSAPTPEQVMQALTYLEWDSPSGMVKMALADGHQAIQANAIGTSRYDEAEGRIVVDDVVYYNAECVNPPPGIKAIDWIRQGFPDAKCN; encoded by the coding sequence ATGATCGTGGCATCATTGCGTTCGCTGGGTGGGCAGTTCTGCGCCGCGTTCGTATTGACCTTGGGCCTCACCGCAACGTCCCCGGCCCAGGCGGAAGACGGTGAGATCTCCATCGCCGTCGTTACCTTCCTTTCCGGCCCGGCGGCGGCGCATTTCGGCGTGCCTGCGCGCGAGGGCGCGGAGACCACCATCGATGCACTCAATGCCGGCGCCTTCCCCGCGCCCTACAACACGCCAGGCATCGGCGGCATGAAGATCGTACCGATCTTCGTCGACGAGGCGGGTGGCGCCACCAAGCAGGTGGCCGAGTTCCGCAATCTGGTGCAGCGGCGCAATGTCGACATCATCATGGGCTACATCTCCAGCGGCGATTGCCTGGCCATTCCCCAGGTCGCCGAGGAACTCAAGCAGTTCACTATTCTCGTCGACTGCGGCACGCCGCGCGTCTTCGAGGAGGCGAGCTACCAATACGTCTTTCGCACCGGCCCGCACGCGGCGATGGACAACGTCGCCATCGCCCGCTACCTGCTCGACCGCAAACCGGATGTAAAGACCATCGCCGGACTCAATCAGAACTACGCCTGGGGCCAGGACTCCTGGAACGATTTTCAAGGCTCTATGGAGGTGCTCAAGCCCGGCATCGAGGTCGTCGATGTGCAGTTCCCGAAGCTTTTTGCCGGCCAGTTTGGCGCCGAGATCTCGGCGCTTCTGTCCAGGAGACCCGATGTCATCCATTCGAGCTTCTGGGGCGCCGACCTTGAAGCTCTGATCCTGCAGGGCGGCGGTCGCGGCCTGTTCGAGCGCAGCCAAGTGGTGCTGTCGGCCGGCGAGCACGTGCTACATCTGATCGGTGACCGCATGCCGGACGGTACCTTTCTCGGCGCCCGCGGTCCGCACGGCCCGTTTGCGCCCGAGAGCGAGATGAACACCTGGTTCCACAACACCTATACCGAACGTTGGGGCCATGTGCCGAACCAGGGTGCCTACAAATACACCATGGCGCTGTTAGGCCTCAAGACGGCCTATGCCAAGGCCGAGGCTGTGGCCGGGTCTGCGCCAACGCCGGAGCAGGTAATGCAGGCGCTGACCTATCTCGAATGGGACAGCCCCAGCGGCATGGTCAAGATGGCGCTGGCCGACGGCCACCAGGCGATCCAGGCCAATGCCATCGGCACCAGCCGCTACGACGAGGCAGAAGGTCGTATCGTGGTAGACGACGTCGTCTACTACAACGCCGAATGCGTCAATCCGCCGCCGGGTATCAAGGCCATCGACTGGATCCGTCAGGGCTTCCCCGACGCTAAGTGTAACTGA
- a CDS encoding twin transmembrane helix small protein, which produces MGPLQTVFPMLIVIALIAIFIVLMVGVIGMVRGGKFNRRYGNTLMRLRVGVQAFAVLLIVIYVAFIHGG; this is translated from the coding sequence ATGGGACCACTACAAACCGTCTTCCCTATGCTCATCGTGATCGCGTTGATCGCGATCTTCATCGTGTTGATGGTGGGCGTCATCGGCATGGTGCGCGGCGGCAAATTCAATCGCCGCTACGGTAATACCCTGATGCGCCTACGCGTCGGTGTCCAGGCCTTCGCGGTGCTTTTAATCGTGATCTACGTGGCCTTCATCCACGGCGGCTGA
- the purD gene encoding phosphoribosylamine--glycine ligase — MKVLVIGSGGREHALCWAIAASPLCDEVLCAPGNGGIAEVARCIAIDAMDFDAVVTFCRDESIAFVVVGPEAPLVAGLVDRLDAEGIDAFGPNAAAARLEGSKAFTKTLCEENGIPAAASRSFNDAAAAAVYIESHGAPVVIKADGLAAGKGVTVAQTLDEALAANATIGSFGAAGSTILVEDLLVGEEASFFALVDGKTALALVGAQDHKAVGDGDVGPNTGGMGAYSPAPILDSTMADRVMAEIIMPTVRAMAAAGTPFKGVLYAGLMIDGQGPKLLEYNVRFGDPECQVLLSRLRSDLLPALMATHDGELANFDLRWRDEAALCVVMASEGYPGSYEKGSEIRGLDGLDADDLVVFHAGTARCNDRLVATGGRVLGVTARAAGVAEAQARAYQAVAHIDWPQGFCRRDIGWRAVARGV, encoded by the coding sequence ATGAAGGTTCTGGTGATCGGCTCGGGAGGTCGCGAGCATGCGCTGTGTTGGGCAATCGCCGCCTCGCCCCTGTGCGACGAAGTGCTGTGCGCGCCCGGCAATGGCGGGATCGCTGAGGTTGCTCGCTGTATCGCCATCGATGCCATGGATTTCGATGCTGTTGTTACGTTCTGCCGTGACGAAAGCATCGCCTTCGTCGTCGTCGGCCCAGAGGCGCCCCTGGTTGCTGGCTTGGTCGATCGCCTTGATGCCGAGGGCATAGACGCCTTCGGCCCAAACGCGGCAGCCGCCCGATTGGAAGGCTCGAAGGCCTTCACCAAGACCCTTTGCGAGGAGAACGGGATTCCCGCTGCGGCCTCGCGCAGTTTCAACGATGCGGCGGCGGCGGCGGTCTATATCGAGAGTCATGGCGCTCCGGTGGTGATTAAGGCCGACGGCTTAGCGGCCGGCAAGGGTGTGACCGTCGCACAGACGCTGGATGAAGCCCTCGCCGCCAACGCGACCATCGGTAGTTTCGGGGCTGCTGGCTCGACCATCTTGGTTGAGGATCTGCTGGTTGGTGAAGAGGCGAGCTTTTTCGCGCTGGTCGATGGCAAAACCGCGCTGGCGCTGGTCGGCGCCCAAGACCATAAGGCCGTGGGCGACGGTGATGTTGGGCCCAACACCGGTGGTATGGGGGCCTATTCGCCAGCGCCAATTCTGGATAGCACTATGGCAGACCGGGTCATGGCGGAGATCATCATGCCGACCGTGCGCGCCATGGCTGCGGCCGGCACACCATTCAAGGGCGTCCTCTACGCTGGGCTAATGATTGACGGGCAGGGACCGAAGCTGCTCGAATACAATGTCCGCTTTGGCGATCCCGAATGCCAGGTGTTACTGTCGCGACTGCGCTCGGATCTGCTGCCGGCGCTGATGGCGACTCATGACGGTGAGCTTGCTAATTTTGACTTACGCTGGCGCGACGAGGCGGCTTTGTGCGTGGTCATGGCAAGCGAGGGTTATCCCGGGTCGTACGAGAAAGGCAGCGAGATCCGCGGTCTCGATGGCCTCGACGCTGACGACCTGGTTGTCTTCCATGCCGGTACGGCGCGCTGCAACGACCGGCTGGTAGCAACTGGTGGGCGCGTGCTCGGCGTTACCGCGCGGGCGGCTGGCGTCGCTGAAGCTCAGGCCCGCGCCTACCAGGCCGTGGCACATATCGACTGGCCCCAGGGCTTCTGCCGCCGCGATATTGGCTGGCGCGCGGTGGCGCGCGGCGTATGA